One Leptospira wolbachii serovar Codice str. CDC genomic region harbors:
- the dnaE gene encoding DNA polymerase III subunit alpha, whose product MEDFAHLHLHTTYSMLDGAIRISDLMKRVKELGMSSVAITDHGNMYGAIEFYKEAVKHDVKPIIGCEFYVTPSRSAETELDEIADGGAYHIILLCKNEIGYKNIIKLASRSFTEGFYRKPRIDYDLLERYSEGLVCLTACLAGEVNRKILEGKADKAYALAGRLHEIFRKEDFYLEIQDHGIPEQRIVAEAVMGFSKRTGIPLVLTNDSHFLTKDDREAQDILLRIGMRKNIDDEMRFGFNENFYVKSPAEMISIFPDHKDAFYNTLAIRDKCSLNFQFGNPLLPPFEVPAGFDTDSYLEKLVWEGIKEKYQDITPVVRERTEYEMQTIRNMHFAGYFLIVQDYINFARRAGIPVGPGRGSAAGSIIAFALGITNVDPIRYNLLFERFLNPDRKDMPDIDTDFCVERREEVINYIKHKYGENRVGQIITFGSLAAKAAIKDVARVFNVPFSEVNEMSKLFPKKLGITIQEAVDTSKDLRDIAEKSDLNKKVFYIAQKLEGNYRQVGRHAAGVVIAPTALEEIVPLSTVSEPGRDGRSIVTQYDKNMSEQVGLIKMDILGLKNLTTIHHATKLIEKRHGVLLDLDKIPLDDAATFSLLRKANVLGIFQLDSSSGIRDLFAKAQVQKFEEIAALLALYRPGPMGSGMLDDYLDRKNGKKKVVFPHESLAEVLGETYGVVVYQEQVMGISRIMGGYSVGDSDVLRKAMAKKDKSKLPALKEKFVKGAIEKKINEKLAIELFEQLEKFGEYGFNKSHSVAYAFVTYQTAYLKANYSIEYLTALLSGDHSKITDVVKYINNAKEMGIRILGPDVKESGISFEITDDKTVRFGLSSIKGVGELAAENIISNRNSMGGYNQLGDFTKKLDTRLANKKVLESLAQGGAFDSFGYSRKTISESTDIILNYANKKQAEEKEGQFSLFGGVNGGGEENLNLPKDGIEWNGDELLRKEKETTGLYLSGHPLDKFTEQLKTLKPTTIENLEEIRPKSKVEIAGVLSKKVVKLTKKKEEFVNFMIEDQTGEIECVAFPKTYAEYKHLFTEDNTVFIRGILERLDADESELKGQIIVNKLEELNSVTIEKKMEKTLHLTINMLEEKNRDVILKLQDILSVHRGASSVFFHLVGNGDEKKVIRAHDHFSIEITSDLMKMLTDILGKGAVRYTVGEEVRVFG is encoded by the coding sequence ATGGAAGATTTCGCTCACCTTCATTTACATACTACTTATTCCATGTTGGATGGGGCCATACGAATCAGCGATTTGATGAAACGTGTGAAGGAACTGGGTATGAGCTCTGTCGCCATCACAGACCATGGGAACATGTATGGAGCCATTGAGTTCTATAAAGAAGCGGTCAAACACGATGTCAAACCCATCATTGGCTGCGAGTTTTACGTAACACCTTCCCGTAGTGCCGAAACCGAACTAGATGAAATCGCTGACGGTGGTGCTTATCATATCATCTTACTTTGTAAAAACGAAATTGGTTATAAAAATATCATAAAACTTGCAAGCCGATCCTTTACCGAAGGATTTTATCGCAAACCAAGGATTGATTATGATTTATTGGAGAGGTATAGCGAGGGACTTGTTTGTTTAACTGCTTGTCTTGCAGGTGAAGTCAACCGAAAGATTTTAGAAGGCAAAGCAGATAAAGCGTATGCGTTAGCTGGTCGTTTACATGAAATTTTTCGTAAAGAAGATTTTTATTTAGAAATCCAAGACCATGGAATTCCTGAACAACGCATTGTTGCAGAAGCCGTTATGGGATTTTCAAAACGCACAGGCATTCCCCTTGTGCTCACAAATGATTCTCACTTTCTTACTAAGGATGATAGAGAGGCCCAAGACATCTTACTTCGCATCGGAATGCGTAAAAACATTGATGATGAAATGCGTTTTGGATTCAACGAAAACTTTTATGTAAAGTCGCCTGCGGAAATGATCAGCATTTTCCCTGATCATAAAGATGCCTTTTATAATACATTAGCCATTCGTGACAAATGTTCCCTTAATTTCCAATTTGGAAATCCGCTACTTCCTCCTTTTGAAGTCCCTGCTGGTTTTGATACAGATAGTTATTTAGAAAAACTAGTTTGGGAAGGTATCAAGGAAAAATACCAAGATATAACGCCCGTTGTACGCGAAAGAACGGAATATGAAATGCAAACCATTCGCAATATGCATTTTGCAGGATATTTTCTTATTGTTCAGGATTATATAAACTTTGCTAGGCGAGCGGGAATTCCAGTAGGACCGGGACGAGGGTCTGCTGCCGGATCTATCATTGCATTTGCATTAGGCATTACTAATGTCGACCCCATACGATACAATCTCCTCTTTGAACGATTTCTCAATCCCGATAGAAAGGATATGCCAGATATCGATACCGACTTTTGTGTGGAAAGACGAGAGGAAGTGATTAATTATATCAAACATAAATATGGTGAGAACCGAGTAGGGCAAATCATCACTTTTGGATCTCTTGCTGCAAAAGCGGCGATCAAAGACGTGGCTCGCGTATTTAATGTTCCATTTTCTGAAGTGAATGAGATGAGTAAACTTTTCCCCAAAAAACTGGGAATCACCATTCAGGAAGCCGTTGATACATCGAAAGATCTACGTGACATTGCAGAAAAATCAGATTTAAACAAAAAAGTTTTTTATATTGCTCAAAAACTGGAAGGTAACTACCGTCAGGTGGGACGTCATGCGGCAGGTGTTGTTATTGCCCCTACGGCTCTAGAAGAAATTGTTCCTTTATCCACGGTCAGTGAACCTGGTAGAGATGGTCGATCCATAGTCACCCAATACGACAAAAATATGTCTGAACAAGTGGGACTTATCAAGATGGATATCTTAGGTTTAAAAAACTTAACTACCATCCATCATGCAACAAAACTCATTGAAAAACGTCATGGTGTTTTACTCGACCTAGATAAAATTCCTTTAGATGATGCGGCCACATTTAGTTTACTACGAAAAGCAAATGTCCTTGGAATATTCCAGTTGGATTCTTCTTCCGGGATTCGTGATCTTTTTGCTAAGGCCCAAGTGCAAAAATTCGAAGAGATCGCCGCCTTACTTGCGTTATATAGGCCAGGTCCAATGGGATCGGGAATGTTGGACGATTATTTAGATCGTAAAAACGGGAAAAAGAAAGTAGTTTTCCCTCATGAAAGTTTAGCTGAAGTGTTAGGTGAAACCTACGGTGTGGTCGTATACCAAGAGCAAGTAATGGGTATCTCCCGGATTATGGGTGGATATTCCGTGGGAGACTCGGATGTTCTTCGTAAGGCGATGGCCAAAAAAGATAAATCGAAACTCCCTGCCTTAAAAGAAAAATTTGTAAAAGGTGCCATCGAAAAAAAGATCAATGAAAAACTAGCCATTGAACTATTTGAACAATTAGAAAAATTTGGTGAGTATGGATTTAACAAATCTCACTCTGTTGCTTATGCCTTTGTTACTTATCAAACAGCTTATTTAAAAGCAAATTATTCCATTGAATACCTAACCGCTCTTTTATCAGGAGACCATTCCAAAATTACTGATGTAGTGAAATACATCAACAATGCCAAAGAAATGGGAATCAGAATTTTAGGTCCCGATGTCAAGGAGTCGGGAATATCCTTTGAAATCACCGATGATAAAACAGTTCGATTTGGGCTTTCTTCCATCAAGGGTGTGGGGGAACTTGCCGCAGAAAACATCATTTCCAATCGTAATTCTATGGGTGGGTACAACCAACTCGGAGACTTTACAAAGAAGTTAGATACAAGACTTGCAAACAAAAAAGTACTGGAGTCATTAGCGCAAGGCGGTGCCTTCGATTCTTTCGGTTACTCGAGAAAAACAATTTCTGAATCTACAGATATCATTCTTAACTATGCTAACAAAAAACAAGCGGAAGAAAAGGAAGGCCAATTTTCTTTGTTTGGTGGTGTCAATGGCGGTGGAGAAGAAAATCTAAATCTTCCCAAAGATGGAATTGAATGGAATGGAGATGAATTACTTCGCAAAGAAAAAGAAACAACGGGTTTATACCTTTCTGGCCACCCACTCGATAAATTTACGGAGCAATTAAAAACATTAAAACCAACAACAATTGAAAACTTGGAAGAAATTCGACCTAAATCCAAGGTAGAAATTGCAGGGGTTCTTTCCAAAAAAGTGGTGAAACTCACTAAGAAAAAAGAAGAGTTTGTCAACTTTATGATCGAGGACCAAACCGGTGAAATCGAATGTGTTGCCTTTCCAAAAACTTATGCAGAATACAAACATCTATTTACTGAAGACAACACAGTCTTTATCCGTGGAATTTTGGAACGTCTGGATGCCGATGAATCAGAATTAAAAGGTCAAATCATAGTTAATAAACTTGAAGAACTAAATTCTGTTACCATTGAAAAGAAAATGGAAAAAACACTCCATTTAACAATCAATATGTTAGAAGAAAAAAATCGAGATGTGATTTTAAAACTCCAAGACATTTTATCAGTTCATCGTGGTGCATCCTCTGTTTTCTTTCATTTAGTGGGTAACGGTGATGAGAAAAAAGTGATTCGTGCTCATGATCATTTTTCCATCGAAATTACATCGGATCTGATGAAAATGTTAACAGACATTCTAGGAAAAGGTGCGGTTCGTTATACGGTGGGTGAAGAAGTGAGAGTTTTCGGATAA
- a CDS encoding AMP-dependent synthetase/ligase has protein sequence MRTMIDFYLNLPARFGHKNAFATRVGAGVYQFKTYNNLLSDAKDLAFGLRTSLSEREKVAIFADNAYEWIQTSIAVTLLGAVDVPRASDVTDHDILYILNHSESKILFVENEAVFKRVIRLESELEFLKEIVIIYPPKEGNKEMSSRKIKISTLQELVAKGRELRKADTTDSIFLNSTIKESDLFTMIYTSGTTGTPKGVMLTQGNILFQLQNLPIRLEKGDRTLSILPIWHIFERIFEIFTLYYGACTYYSSVRTLKEDLRFVKPNFMASAPRLWESIYSGILGTLAKSSAVKQKMFQIAMFFAKRFFVSRQIITGNVLDIHPVVFWKKSIRFVYHFYRFFLVSLPHLFFDFLVLSKIRKATGGELKGSCSGGGALPYHVDEFFNTIGIPVLEGYGMTETAPVLAMRTFEEIIPGSVGKIFPKTHLRLVDLHTGEVFLDTEAGKFVFGRKGEIHVKGKQVMAGYYKNPDATNKVLVDGWLNTGDLGIFTANHNLRIVGRSKETIVLLGGENVEPVPIESKILESEWIDQCMVVGQDQKYLSVLVYPNISRFEEPLTGEFWNQKEVVQKIETEIKAKVNAQTGFKSFERVVGLVVLPKPFEVGDELTAKLSLKRHVITDKYKSEISKLYSNN, from the coding sequence ATGCGAACCATGATTGATTTTTATTTAAATCTTCCGGCAAGATTCGGGCACAAAAATGCTTTTGCCACCCGAGTCGGTGCTGGTGTTTACCAGTTTAAAACTTACAACAACTTGCTATCGGATGCAAAGGATTTGGCATTTGGACTGCGGACAAGTTTGTCTGAAAGAGAAAAAGTTGCCATTTTTGCTGACAATGCCTACGAGTGGATCCAAACCAGTATCGCCGTAACATTGTTAGGTGCAGTTGACGTACCAAGAGCGTCTGATGTTACAGACCATGATATACTTTACATCTTAAACCATTCAGAGTCAAAAATTCTTTTTGTGGAAAATGAAGCAGTTTTTAAGAGAGTGATTCGTTTGGAATCTGAGTTGGAATTTTTAAAAGAAATTGTAATCATTTATCCCCCGAAAGAGGGAAATAAAGAGATGAGTTCTAGAAAAATTAAAATCTCAACTTTGCAAGAGTTAGTCGCCAAAGGAAGGGAACTTCGTAAGGCAGATACAACAGACTCTATCTTTTTGAATAGTACAATTAAAGAATCGGATTTATTTACCATGATTTACACCTCGGGAACCACAGGAACACCCAAAGGAGTAATGTTAACACAAGGAAATATTCTATTTCAATTACAAAACCTCCCGATTCGTTTGGAGAAAGGTGATAGAACTCTATCAATACTTCCTATTTGGCATATTTTTGAACGAATTTTTGAAATCTTTACTTTGTATTATGGAGCTTGTACTTATTACAGCAGTGTTCGTACATTAAAAGAAGATTTAAGATTTGTAAAACCTAACTTTATGGCATCGGCTCCGAGACTTTGGGAAAGTATCTATTCTGGAATTTTGGGAACACTCGCGAAGTCATCAGCAGTGAAACAAAAAATGTTTCAAATTGCTATGTTCTTTGCCAAAAGATTTTTTGTTTCAAGACAAATCATAACGGGGAATGTTTTGGATATCCATCCTGTCGTTTTTTGGAAAAAATCCATTCGTTTTGTTTATCACTTCTATCGATTTTTTTTGGTAAGTTTGCCTCATTTGTTTTTTGATTTTTTAGTTCTATCAAAAATTCGAAAGGCAACGGGGGGAGAACTAAAAGGTTCTTGTTCCGGTGGGGGAGCGCTCCCTTATCATGTAGACGAATTTTTTAATACCATTGGAATTCCTGTTTTAGAAGGATATGGAATGACAGAAACGGCACCTGTGCTCGCTATGCGGACTTTCGAGGAAATCATTCCAGGCTCTGTCGGAAAGATATTTCCAAAAACTCATTTAAGGCTCGTTGATTTACATACCGGTGAAGTTTTTTTGGATACGGAAGCCGGTAAATTTGTATTTGGAAGAAAAGGGGAAATCCACGTAAAGGGAAAACAAGTGATGGCTGGTTATTATAAAAATCCAGATGCAACAAATAAGGTTTTGGTGGATGGTTGGTTGAATACTGGTGACCTGGGGATTTTTACTGCAAACCACAATTTACGAATTGTAGGGCGTTCTAAGGAAACCATAGTTTTGTTAGGTGGTGAAAATGTGGAGCCAGTTCCTATTGAATCAAAGATTTTAGAATCGGAATGGATTGACCAGTGTATGGTGGTGGGACAAGATCAAAAATATTTGAGTGTTCTTGTGTATCCCAACATATCTCGATTTGAGGAGCCACTCACAGGAGAATTCTGGAATCAAAAAGAAGTGGTTCAAAAAATCGAAACAGAAATCAAAGCCAAAGTCAATGCACAGACTGGGTTTAAATCTTTTGAAAGGGTTGTGGGTCTTGTTGTATTACCAAAACCATTTGAAGTGGGAGACGAACTCACAGCAAAACTATCTCTAAAGCGTCATGTAATCACTGACAAATACAAATCAGAAATTTCTAAATTGTATTCCAACAACTAA
- a CDS encoding M23 family metallopeptidase: MRSIVVVLSLLASFILAEEPVSDTKPEFVWPIQGLELPGLITSTFGESRKDHFHNGLDISSVLQPVKSMSPGFILYSRYAEDDPFEDERGSGNIVWIAHKNGYVSGYYHLGGTRNETVRINKQVSAGDTIGISGNTGHSTGGHLHFVLGKDYGKTLLDPLTYLPPVEDTMPPQIANLFIHVGENYTNLNDGDNINVSKAFPLTVSIIDGGIKNSQRRGVKEVKFLFNGEPYKQASFGSLRFDSGKWKTKEGHSFDDLFFKDRYLVGVLNLKAGENTIKVQTKDFSGKESERGFGINITRISGGN; this comes from the coding sequence ATGAGAAGTATTGTTGTAGTATTGAGTCTCTTGGCAAGTTTTATTTTAGCAGAGGAACCGGTCTCTGATACAAAACCTGAGTTTGTTTGGCCAATCCAAGGTTTAGAATTGCCTGGTCTCATCACAAGTACCTTCGGTGAGTCCAGAAAAGACCATTTTCACAATGGATTGGATATTTCTTCCGTTTTACAACCTGTGAAAAGTATGAGCCCGGGATTTATCCTATACTCCCGTTATGCGGAAGATGACCCATTTGAAGACGAACGCGGTTCGGGCAATATTGTCTGGATTGCACATAAAAACGGTTATGTGAGTGGTTACTACCATCTAGGCGGAACAAGAAATGAGACGGTACGGATAAACAAACAGGTCTCTGCTGGTGACACCATTGGAATCTCAGGAAATACGGGCCATTCCACGGGAGGCCATTTACACTTTGTCTTGGGAAAGGATTACGGAAAAACCCTGCTTGACCCTCTCACTTACCTTCCCCCCGTAGAAGACACTATGCCTCCACAAATTGCCAATCTCTTCATCCATGTTGGCGAAAATTACACAAATTTAAACGATGGCGACAATATCAATGTCTCCAAAGCTTTCCCACTCACAGTGAGTATCATTGACGGGGGAATCAAAAATAGCCAACGTAGGGGTGTGAAGGAAGTGAAGTTCCTTTTTAATGGAGAGCCTTACAAACAAGCAAGCTTTGGGTCCTTACGATTTGACTCTGGGAAATGGAAAACCAAAGAAGGTCATAGTTTTGATGATTTATTTTTTAAAGACCGATATTTGGTCGGAGTGCTCAATTTGAAAGCAGGGGAAAATACCATCAAAGTACAAACGAAAGACTTTAGTGGAAAAGAATCAGAAAGAGGGTTCGGTATAAACATAACAAGAATTAGCGGAGGGAACTAA
- a CDS encoding sigma-54 down-regulated protein encodes MEQQVKDGLNFILGAVNTAKVEAEKAFSEISTGFQNLAAKGAQDQSEVSVNLRKYLQEGLSQVETIIGKANTVVAETKAKVATATSKA; translated from the coding sequence ATGGAACAACAAGTAAAAGACGGATTAAACTTCATCCTAGGCGCAGTGAACACAGCAAAAGTAGAAGCGGAAAAAGCGTTTTCTGAAATCAGCACTGGATTCCAAAACCTAGCAGCAAAAGGTGCTCAAGACCAAAGCGAAGTTTCTGTAAACCTTAGAAAATACCTTCAAGAAGGCCTTTCTCAAGTAGAAACAATCATTGGAAAAGCAAACACTGTTGTAGCTGAAACAAAAGCAAAAGTAGCAACTGCTACATCTAAAGCTTAA
- a CDS encoding helix-turn-helix domain-containing protein has translation METTSLSLTLLLEFLWMGSGSIFCLIWSLSNLIRNRSHSGFVWSFILFSTGLWLLTGAFMFTGFYTYLPSIALIHIPFVFLSSTLLYLYLEYLFLEKPIQVKVYHFFPALVSILFLIPFYSGTNRERLEILELLGRTEYGSIIVGLNFGIKVSILFSVGIFLIKEWIPNVRLSVFFTKKAIYSLVFILLIWIDLLLGSIGFTFQIAFFRKLSAYLLPVLMYFYYFTRELCTPFVSDVRDSIQRNKYEKSKLVSVQLETIDQKLYELMREKIFCDEDLSLSKLAEMAEVKSGQLSEYFHKRYGFGFYQYINQYRIDEAKRLLLEPEERSILSIADAVGFNSKSTFNRVFLETVGTTPSEFRKQSKSN, from the coding sequence GTGGAAACTACTTCTCTTTCCTTAACTTTATTATTAGAGTTTCTTTGGATGGGTTCAGGGTCAATATTTTGTTTGATTTGGTCGCTCTCCAATTTAATTCGCAATCGTAGTCATTCAGGATTTGTTTGGTCTTTTATTTTATTTTCCACTGGGCTTTGGTTACTCACCGGTGCTTTTATGTTCACTGGTTTTTATACCTACCTTCCTTCCATCGCATTGATCCATATACCTTTCGTTTTTTTATCTTCTACATTGCTCTATCTATATTTAGAATATTTGTTTTTGGAAAAACCCATCCAAGTCAAGGTATACCATTTTTTTCCCGCCCTTGTATCCATTCTTTTTTTGATTCCCTTCTATTCGGGAACGAATAGAGAACGATTAGAAATTTTAGAACTTTTGGGTAGAACAGAATATGGTTCCATCATAGTAGGTCTAAACTTCGGCATTAAAGTTTCGATTTTGTTTTCAGTGGGAATATTTCTTATCAAAGAATGGATTCCAAATGTTCGGTTATCCGTTTTCTTTACAAAAAAAGCCATCTATTCTCTAGTATTTATCCTTCTTATTTGGATCGACTTGTTACTCGGAAGTATCGGGTTTACATTTCAAATTGCTTTTTTTCGTAAACTCAGTGCTTATCTTTTGCCAGTTCTTATGTATTTTTATTATTTTACTCGGGAACTTTGTACTCCTTTTGTGAGTGATGTCCGAGATAGTATCCAAAGAAATAAATACGAAAAATCTAAGCTGGTATCGGTTCAATTAGAAACCATCGATCAAAAGTTATATGAACTGATGCGAGAAAAGATTTTTTGTGATGAAGATCTTAGCCTTTCTAAATTGGCTGAGATGGCAGAAGTCAAATCTGGTCAACTTTCGGAATACTTTCATAAACGGTATGGGTTTGGATTCTACCAGTACATCAATCAATACAGGATCGATGAGGCAAAACGTTTGTTATTGGAACCAGAAGAAAGGTCCATTCTTTCAATTGCTGATGCCGTTGGATTCAATTCTAAATCAACCTTCAATCGAGTTTTTTTAGAAACGGTCGGCACCACCCCTTCCGAATTTCGTAAACAATCAAAATCTAATTAA
- a CDS encoding CHAT domain-containing protein: MLSLIIDRVGNVNIFNVLEDNLPVEESHIQSTLDDDLIFEYLGEVERLVHVSQSVLSNPNQILNADILQDLKVLGETFYQQFFPLSIIEKLKNTTKHSIHFNIDPALALVPWELLHDGTSFLSDKFRIGKTIRGGLHRPTHQENRKIKMLIIADPTEDLPHAQKEGEVLFSVLSQKVPTHLLELEFIGGKQVTKLKLLSLIKDKHIIHYSGHLHFSDDSLENGWLLSDGKVLKAREIKSTGIDTDLVFSNSCMSAKSAGKKLNTNIMNQYAGAFLTAGIKTFVGTNWEILDNERTIDFTVRFYTFLFSDKSVGESLFLSKEFARRNYHANDLTWANYALYGNPDFSLFVKERKIFHSAKILNPTTVLEFYPTPIAVAYSKFINTSKSKSIDKNNLLSLSKLFEAISQVVGMMVFSDHAAHAMNKSIPNNPDDAVSLRKWWELVYGCVWDFQKLKISSILEMALPVLHEQKETIFKIVGWMESWEREEIKEEEIESFQIILQFFLENMLLEFSELERVSILLVSENHNPHFYFKGIKPAYLYPSSPGSKDKLQEQLSNQKGNLVLVHESRKIVIPFPTYFKEKKETGDLELVFNGLTPFVLGAKQS, encoded by the coding sequence ATGCTCTCCCTTATCATCGATAGAGTTGGTAACGTTAATATTTTCAATGTTTTGGAAGATAATCTTCCTGTTGAAGAATCTCACATTCAATCCACGTTAGACGATGATTTAATATTCGAATATTTAGGGGAAGTAGAGAGACTTGTCCACGTTTCTCAGTCGGTTCTTTCCAATCCAAACCAAATTCTCAATGCTGACATCCTTCAAGATTTAAAAGTGTTAGGGGAAACTTTTTACCAACAGTTTTTTCCCCTCTCCATCATTGAAAAATTAAAAAACACAACTAAACATAGTATTCATTTTAATATTGATCCGGCTCTTGCCTTGGTTCCTTGGGAACTACTCCATGATGGAACCAGTTTTCTATCCGATAAATTTCGAATTGGAAAAACCATCCGAGGCGGTTTACACCGTCCCACACACCAAGAGAACCGAAAGATCAAGATGCTCATCATTGCCGATCCGACAGAAGACTTACCTCACGCACAAAAAGAAGGGGAAGTGCTTTTTTCTGTACTCAGCCAAAAGGTTCCCACTCATCTTTTGGAACTAGAGTTTATTGGCGGCAAACAAGTCACCAAACTAAAGTTACTTTCTCTTATCAAAGACAAACATATCATTCATTATTCGGGGCATCTTCATTTTTCGGATGATTCTCTGGAGAATGGTTGGCTATTGTCCGATGGAAAAGTATTAAAGGCACGTGAAATCAAATCAACAGGAATTGATACCGACTTAGTATTTTCTAACTCCTGTATGTCTGCAAAATCTGCAGGTAAAAAATTAAATACAAATATTATGAACCAATACGCCGGAGCATTTTTGACTGCGGGTATCAAAACATTTGTCGGTACGAACTGGGAGATTTTGGACAACGAAAGAACGATAGATTTTACAGTCCGGTTCTATACTTTTTTGTTTTCTGATAAATCTGTTGGGGAGTCTTTGTTTTTGTCCAAAGAATTCGCAAGACGAAACTACCACGCTAATGATTTAACTTGGGCTAACTATGCCTTGTATGGAAATCCAGATTTTTCTTTATTCGTCAAAGAAAGAAAAATATTCCATTCTGCAAAAATTCTAAATCCTACTACGGTTCTAGAATTTTATCCTACTCCGATTGCCGTTGCTTATTCCAAGTTCATCAATACTAGTAAATCAAAATCCATTGATAAAAACAATCTTCTTAGTTTGTCCAAATTGTTCGAAGCGATCAGTCAAGTGGTTGGTATGATGGTTTTTAGCGACCATGCGGCACACGCGATGAACAAATCGATTCCGAATAACCCGGATGATGCGGTGTCACTTCGTAAATGGTGGGAACTTGTATATGGATGTGTTTGGGATTTCCAAAAATTAAAGATTTCAAGTATTTTGGAAATGGCTTTGCCTGTTTTACACGAACAAAAAGAAACTATTTTCAAAATTGTTGGATGGATGGAATCTTGGGAACGAGAGGAAATCAAAGAAGAAGAAATTGAATCTTTCCAAATTATTTTGCAGTTTTTTTTAGAGAATATGTTATTAGAATTCTCTGAATTGGAAAGAGTCAGTATTCTTTTAGTTTCTGAAAATCACAATCCGCATTTTTATTTCAAAGGCATTAAACCTGCTTATTTATATCCATCCTCTCCTGGATCCAAAGACAAATTACAAGAACAACTTTCTAATCAAAAAGGAAATTTAGTTTTGGTTCATGAAAGTCGAAAAATTGTAATTCCTTTTCCAACTTACTTTAAAGAAAAAAAAGAAACTGGTGATTTGGAACTAGTGTTTAACGGCCTTACTCCATTTGTATTAGGAGCCAAGCAGAGTTGA
- the mtnA gene encoding S-methyl-5-thioribose-1-phosphate isomerase: MPHPEFLPIQWKSTYLELLDQRILPGKKEFLKLSSAEETIVAIREMAVRGAPAIAITGVFGLTLGAKSQSGVANPEDIETLLSSVLESRPTAVNLSYAILEAKKRIQGNSGWESITKIWETYGLEMMRDDLAANKALGENGVSLFPKDQKEFHIITHCNTGALATAGHGTALGVIRSLRDAGKKVVVYADETRPFLQGSRLTAFEMMEEGIECYIITDGMSGWLMNHRKIDAVLVGCDRVAANGDTANKIGTYNLGIVAKEHGVPFYVCATKDSFDLNLKTGEEIPIEMRKESEVTQFDFLKGSDGKYLFPEGKTSPVGARALNPSFDVTKAHLIKNFITEFGCFVPAEISLRLKNV; this comes from the coding sequence ATGCCTCATCCGGAATTTTTGCCCATCCAGTGGAAATCCACATATTTAGAACTTCTCGACCAACGAATTCTGCCGGGGAAAAAAGAATTTCTGAAATTAAGCTCAGCCGAAGAAACGATTGTAGCAATCCGCGAAATGGCTGTTAGGGGAGCACCGGCCATTGCCATCACCGGGGTATTTGGTCTCACATTAGGCGCCAAATCTCAGTCAGGTGTAGCCAATCCCGAAGACATAGAAACATTACTTTCTTCTGTACTTGAGTCAAGACCCACGGCGGTCAATTTAAGTTATGCCATTCTTGAGGCAAAAAAACGAATCCAAGGAAATTCTGGTTGGGAATCCATTACAAAGATTTGGGAAACCTATGGCCTAGAAATGATGAGGGACGATTTGGCAGCAAACAAGGCTTTGGGGGAAAATGGAGTTTCTTTGTTTCCCAAGGACCAAAAGGAATTTCATATCATCACTCATTGTAATACGGGGGCACTTGCCACAGCCGGTCATGGAACCGCCCTTGGTGTGATTCGAAGTTTGCGTGACGCTGGAAAAAAGGTAGTGGTTTATGCAGATGAAACTAGGCCTTTTCTGCAAGGTTCTCGGCTCACTGCATTCGAAATGATGGAAGAAGGAATCGAATGTTATATCATCACCGATGGAATGTCTGGATGGCTAATGAACCATCGTAAGATTGATGCCGTCCTTGTTGGTTGCGATCGAGTTGCGGCCAACGGAGACACCGCGAACAAAATCGGAACTTACAATTTAGGGATAGTCGCAAAAGAACATGGTGTACCTTTCTACGTATGTGCCACAAAAGATAGTTTTGATTTAAATTTAAAAACGGGAGAAGAAATCCCTATTGAGATGCGTAAAGAATCAGAAGTGACTCAGTTTGATTTTTTAAAAGGATCGGACGGAAAGTATTTATTTCCTGAAGGAAAGACGTCTCCTGTGGGTGCAAGAGCTCTCAACCCCTCCTTTGATGTAACAAAAGCTCACTTAATCAAAAACTTTATCACAGAATTTGGATGTTTCGTACCAGCGGAGATTTCCCTTCGTCTAAAGAATGTATGA